A stretch of Janibacter endophyticus DNA encodes these proteins:
- a CDS encoding cell division protein FtsQ/DivIB: MTGRRGEPTHERFEQRAAEVAAARRGRWLWGAVVAAVVTGLVYLVGFSPALTAETISVTGADPADKKAVTAIVSGVRGTPLARVDTGDLVSEIEELPGVQSVRVERSWPRTLSVDVLARVPALAVERSQGQVEVYDMEGVRIRTVRSAPKGVPKVAATQGATVSAEGVSAARSMLEALPEKLRGQVRSVTVDAADHVTFRAGRTTVVWGDSSEPQLKVKVVELLLQKKPKLLDVSAPTTPVTR, translated from the coding sequence ATGACCGGGCGACGCGGCGAGCCCACCCACGAGCGCTTCGAGCAGCGCGCGGCCGAGGTGGCCGCGGCACGCCGGGGGCGGTGGCTCTGGGGTGCGGTGGTCGCCGCCGTCGTGACGGGGCTGGTCTACCTCGTCGGGTTCAGCCCGGCCCTCACCGCGGAGACGATCAGCGTCACGGGGGCAGACCCGGCGGACAAGAAGGCGGTCACCGCGATCGTCTCGGGAGTCCGAGGGACGCCTCTCGCGCGGGTCGACACCGGCGACCTCGTGAGCGAGATCGAGGAGCTGCCCGGCGTTCAGTCGGTCCGCGTCGAGCGGTCCTGGCCTCGCACGCTGTCCGTCGACGTCCTCGCCAGGGTGCCTGCGCTGGCCGTGGAACGATCTCAAGGTCAGGTAGAGGTCTATGACATGGAGGGCGTGCGGATCCGCACCGTGCGGTCTGCGCCGAAGGGGGTGCCGAAGGTCGCGGCGACGCAGGGCGCGACGGTCTCCGCCGAGGGGGTCTCGGCCGCTCGCTCGATGCTCGAGGCGCTGCCTGAGAAGCTCCGTGGACAGGTCCGCTCGGTGACCGTCGATGCGGCGGACCACGTGACCTTCAGAGCGGGGAGGACGACTGTCGTCTGGGGCGACAGCTCCGAACCTCAGCTCAAGGTCAAGGTGGTTGAGCTGCTCCTCCAGAAGAAGCCGAAGCTGCTCGACGTGTCCGCCCCGACGACCCCGGTGACCCGCTGA
- the ftsZ gene encoding cell division protein FtsZ, whose protein sequence is MASAQNYLAVIKVVGIGGGGVNAINRMIEVGLKGVEFIAINTDAQALLMSDADVKLDVGRENTRGLGAGADPEVGKKAAEDHADEIEEVLKGADMVFVTAGEGGGTGTGGAPVVAKIARGLGALTIGVVTRPFTFEGRRRANQAETGIGQLREEVDTLIVIPNDRLLSISDRAVSMLDAFRSADQVLLSGVQGITDLITTPGLINLDFADVKSVMQGAGSALMGIGSARGEDRAVQAAELAISSPLLEASIDGAHGVLLSIQGGSDIGLFEINEAARLVQEAAHPDANIIFGTVVDDALGDEVRVTVIAAGFDGGTPNRRPDERALGTIQGSAAQQGRPAQAAPAPQQGAPQAAPQQGGQPQGGQAPGGQPQVGQPQGAQPQGGQPAAAPQASAQGGQAPVGDAVQGGPAQDAPAQQARPQAQQPPRQVTFDEGDDLDIPDFLK, encoded by the coding sequence GTGGCATCTGCCCAGAACTACCTCGCCGTCATCAAGGTCGTCGGCATCGGCGGCGGAGGTGTCAACGCGATCAACCGGATGATCGAGGTGGGCCTCAAGGGTGTCGAGTTCATCGCCATCAACACCGACGCGCAGGCGCTCCTCATGAGCGACGCCGACGTCAAGCTCGACGTCGGCCGGGAGAACACCCGCGGTCTCGGAGCCGGCGCCGACCCGGAGGTCGGCAAGAAGGCCGCCGAGGACCACGCCGACGAGATCGAGGAGGTCCTCAAGGGGGCCGACATGGTCTTCGTCACCGCGGGCGAGGGTGGCGGCACCGGCACGGGTGGTGCGCCCGTCGTCGCGAAGATCGCCCGGGGCCTCGGCGCCCTGACCATCGGTGTCGTGACGCGCCCCTTCACCTTCGAGGGTCGCCGTCGCGCCAACCAGGCCGAGACGGGTATCGGTCAGCTCCGCGAGGAGGTCGACACGCTCATCGTCATCCCGAACGACCGGCTGCTCTCGATCAGCGACCGCGCCGTCTCGATGCTCGACGCCTTCCGCAGCGCCGACCAGGTGCTCCTCTCCGGCGTCCAGGGCATTACCGACCTCATCACGACGCCCGGTCTGATCAACCTCGACTTCGCCGACGTCAAGTCGGTCATGCAGGGCGCCGGCTCGGCGCTCATGGGCATCGGCTCGGCCCGGGGCGAGGACCGCGCGGTCCAGGCCGCCGAGCTCGCGATCAGCAGCCCGCTCCTCGAGGCGAGCATCGACGGCGCCCACGGTGTGCTGCTCTCGATCCAGGGTGGCTCCGACATCGGTCTCTTCGAGATCAACGAGGCCGCGCGTCTCGTCCAGGAGGCTGCCCACCCCGACGCCAACATCATCTTCGGCACCGTCGTCGACGATGCCCTCGGTGACGAGGTGCGCGTCACCGTCATCGCCGCCGGCTTCGACGGCGGCACCCCGAACCGTCGCCCCGACGAGCGCGCCCTCGGCACGATCCAGGGTTCCGCAGCGCAGCAGGGCCGTCCCGCGCAGGCCGCCCCGGCCCCCCAGCAGGGCGCCCCGCAGGCTGCTCCGCAGCAGGGTGGCCAGCCCCAGGGCGGTCAGGCTCCTGGCGGTCAGCCTCAGGTCGGCCAGCCCCAGGGTGCTCAGCCCCAGGGGGGCCAGCCGGCCGCCGCACCCCAGGCCTCGGCGCAGGGTGGCCAGGCGCCCGTCGGCGACGCCGTGCAGGGCGGCCCCGCCCAGGACGCCCCGGCCCAGCAGGCGCGCCCCCAGGCCCAGCAGCCGCCGCGCCAGGTGACCTTCGACGAGGGCGACGACCTCGACATCCCCGACTTCCTCAAGTGA